One segment of Dromaius novaehollandiae isolate bDroNov1 chromosome Z, bDroNov1.hap1, whole genome shotgun sequence DNA contains the following:
- the TMEM38B gene encoding trimeric intracellular cation channel type B translates to MELWQVPLLFSRLPMFPFFDLAHYVASVMALKEQRGAVEVSVRSPFACWFSAMLYCFGGSVLSSLMLGEPPVAFLEKNTNILLASSVWYLIFYCPQDMFYRCFAFLPLRLLVAGMKEVTRTWKITAGVAHADSHFKNAWLVMVAVGWARGAGGGLISNFEQLVRGVWKPETNELLKMSYPVKVTLVGAVLFTLQHNQYLPIARHNLMFLYTVFLVVTKVTMMLTRSATSPFAPIEAALGHMFFGMQQTPSKVKGESAVSSNGSSVCEQSSSGQHRDGVKKRQAKKTE, encoded by the exons atggagctgtggcaggtgCCGCTGCTCTTCTCCCGCCTGCCCATGTTCCCCTTCTTCGACCTGGCGCACTACGTGGCCTCCGTCATGGCGCTGAAGGAGCAGCGCG GAGCTGTGGAAGTGTCAGTCCGAAGTCCGTTTGCATGCTGGTTTAGTGCTATGCTTTATTGCTTTGGTGGGTCTGTTCTGTCTTCCTTGATGCTTGGAGAACCTCCAGTAGCATTTCTGGAAAAGAACACAAATATTCTTCTGGCATCTTCAGTCTG GTATCTTATATTTTACTGCCCACAAGACATGTTCTACCGGTGCTTTGCGTTTCTACCTCTTCGGCTTCTGGTTGCAGGAATGAAAGAAGTGACTAGGACTTGGAAAATAACAGCTGGAGTTGCTCATGCAGACAGTCACTTCAAAAATGCCTGGCTTGTTATGGTAGCTGTGGGCTGGGCCAGAG GAGCTGGTGGTGGCCTAATCTCTAACTTTGAGCAGTTGGTGAGAGGAGTGTGGAAACCTGAAACCAATGAACTACTGAAGATGTCCta CCCTGTTAAGGTAACGTTGGTAGGAGCAGTTCTTTTCACGCTGCAGCATAACCAGTACCTGCCAATAGCAAGACACAATCTCATGTTTTTATATACCGTCTTTCTTGTGGTCACCAAG GTAACAATGATGTTGACACGATCTGCAACTTCTCCATTTGCTCCCATTGAGGCTGCATTAGGCCATATGTTCTTTGGCATGCAACAGACACCATCCAAAGTGAAGGGTGAAAGTGCTGTATCTTCCAATGGCTCTTCAGTCTGCGAACAGTCTTCCTCTGGACAGCACCGTGATGGTGTTAAGAAAcgacaggcaaagaaaacagaataa